The Brachyhypopomus gauderio isolate BG-103 chromosome 7, BGAUD_0.2, whole genome shotgun sequence genome has a window encoding:
- the ca4a gene encoding carbonic anhydrase 4a, translated as MLCLVSSFLLALILKACTGVGDWCYQTQVTCNSHCKGPDAWHEVHKDCKSNRQSPINIVTKSTRPDPLLTPLIFSGYQNAFSATLKNNGHSVKVTVPEGPTISGGNLHGKYRATQFHFHWGEDAGPGSEHTLDGEQYPMELHIVHKRDNFSSLEDALKDPSGVAVLGFFYEESKSPNRKYDTFIQGLKDVENFNSNTTISQISLSSLLLSEENMTQYYRYEGSLTTPTCTEAVVWTVFEHPIPLSREQLSAFSSLKFTDGKPMVKTFRPVQPRRGRPVYRSCSSSEVAVGSFTLLLVSVSAALGLSHQPN; from the exons ATGCTGTGTCTCGTTTCGTCATTTTTATTGGCGTTGATTTTGAAAGCATGCACTGGTGTAG GTGATTGGTGCTACCAGACCCAGGTGACCTGTAATTCACACTGCAAGG GACCAGACGCCTGGCACGAAGTGCACAAGGACTGTAAGAGCAACAGACAGTCGCCCATCAACATTGTGACCAAGAGCACCAGGCCAGACCCCCTCCTCACACCCCTCATCTTCTCGGGCTACCAGAATGCCTTCAGTGCCACACTCAAAAACAATGGCCACTCTG TAAAAGTGACTGTACCTGAGGGGCCAACGATTAGTGGGGGGAATCTCCATGGCAAGTATAGAGCCACGCAGTTCCACTTCCACTGGGGAGAAGATGCTGGCCCGGGCTCTGAGCACACACTTGATGGGGAGCAGTACCCCATGGAG TTGCATATTGTGCATAAGAGGGATAATTTCTCCTCTTTGGAAGATGCGCTGAAGGACCCAAGTGGGGTAGCAGTGTTGGGGTTCTTCTATGAG GAATCAAAGAGTCCTAACCGAAAGTATGATACATTCATACAAGGTCTGAAGGATGTGGAAAATTTTA ATTCAAACACAACTATCAGTCAAATCTCCTTGAGCAGTCTCCTACTGTCTGAGGAGAACATGACCCAGTACTACCGTTACGAGGGTTCTCTGACCACCCCCACCTGCACCGAGGCAGTGGTATGGACCGTGTTCGAGCACCCTATACCCCTTAGCAGAGAGCAG CTCTCAGCGTTCTCCTCCTTAAAATTCACTGATGGCAAACCCATGGTGAAAACCTTCAGGCCAGTTCAGCCGCGTAGAGGGCGCCCCGTGTACCGCTCCTGTTCCAGCAGTGAGGTGGCTGTTGGCAGCTTCACTCTCCTCCTGGTGTCTGTTAGTGCAGCTCTGGGTCTGTCCCACCAGCCCAACTAG
- the LOC143518874 gene encoding lysophosphatidic acid receptor 3-like produces the protein MDCTVEVNVTNGSTWDLNMIVVLEELLITASFISLILNAFVIIILVYARQYRRPFAVLLCSLAVSDLITSSTSVFVSIQTTLHPTNSVVTTDVPLPVYALLTIGILSGTYDMLTIGIERYLTVCDIRKRRIQLKKRILKILGVSWTLALALGSLPLFGWNCANSGETSTLYGPLCMNYLLFVVVPNTAIIFSVLLITYTAMILKLRELNSATTIHAISYAQTETRVTRTALTIWVLAIASYTPFLAGVLWDASHRSCPEKLKTSVIVYKNVAYAFLVLNSIGNPIVYTFNCPNIWRLLRLIRGKRRNRVNVDINTVAERRMF, from the coding sequence ATGGACTGTACTGTGGAAGTAAATGTAACAAATGGAAGCACTTGGGATCTCAACATGATTGTCGTCCTAGAGGAGCTTCTGATTACTGCAAGTTTTATCTCGCTCATCCTCAACGCGTTTGTGATAATTATTCTGGTTTACGCGCGACAGTATCGGCGGCCATTCGCCGTACTTCTTTGCAGTCTTGCAGTGTCCGATTTGATTACAAGCTCCACGTCTGTTTTCGTCAGCATCCAGACAACACTGCACCCGACTAACTCCGTCGTCACCACCGACGTCCCGCTTCCAGTCTACGCGCTTCTCACGATAGGTATTTTATCGGGCACGTACGACATGTTGACAATCGGTATAGAGAGATACCTCACTGTCTGTGATATACGAAAGAGGCGAATTCAACTTAAGAAAAGGATTTTGAAGATCTTGGGCGTCAGTTGGACACTGGCCTTGGCTTTGGGTAGCTTGCCTCTTTTTGGCTGGAACTGCGCAAACAGTGGAGAGACTTCAACATTATATGGACCCCTGTGTATGAACTACCTTTTGTTTGTCGTAGTTCCCAATACTGCAATTATATTTTCTGTTCTCCTAATAACATACACAGCCATGATTCTGAAGCTGCGTGAACTTAATTCAGCCACGACAATACATGCCATTTCATACGCACAGACCGAAACTCGTGTGACCAGGACTGCATTAACTATTTGGGTTTTAGCGATAGCGTCATACACTCCTTTTTTGGCCGGAGTCCTCTGGGATGCATCTCACCGTTCGTGTCCAGAGAAACTCAAAACAAGTGTAATTGTCTACAAAAATGTGGCGTATGCTTTTCTAGTTTTAAACTCAATTGGAAACCCAATCGTGTACACATTTAACTGCCCAAACATCTGGCGTTTATTAAGGCTAATCCGCGGAAAAAGAAGGAACAGAGTGAATGTCGATATTAACACCGTGGCAGAACGTCGGATGTTTTAG